DNA from Tursiops truncatus isolate mTurTru1 chromosome 8, mTurTru1.mat.Y, whole genome shotgun sequence:
CTGCCAATCTAAAACTCCTGCCTTTGtttccctgccccatcccctaCCTCCAGACTCCCCTTACGTTCATCCACAATGAATGTCATctttattctctcattttctttcactGTAATCTTAAACTTTGGCAAAACTTTCCCTCTGTCTATAAATTGTCAGTTGTCAGCCATCTGATTTTTCTCCCTGCTTTGGTAATGGGACGTCCTTCACGTCTTTCCTGTGGTACTTTTCCTTTCCTAGTCATTGAACACTTGGCACGGTGGATTTACCAGGCATTCACTTGGCATTTCTTCTACATCAAATACCTTTGGACTTCTCTGATCTGACCACGTGGTCAGGTTGTTTCCTATACTTCAGTtcttctgttcagatttttttgaCTTCTCCTGCCCTCTATCCTTATAACTTCACTCAGGATATAGTATTATCTCATAGCTCTTGTCCCAGGGAGGAGACAGTAACACTGATTTACCATGGACATTCCTAACAATAAGGAAAGTGTTCTTCTTCACTGTGACTAGAATAGTCTTTAATAATTTCAAGCAAATTCTTTCCCTTCTgagatcttaatttttaaaaaaatgctagagCTAAGTGACTATAAATTTCTAAGATGAGTGAggtaaaggaagaaggaagagaaacaaggTTTTTGTGTTGAACAGGAAATGGTTCTCCAAGGAAGCTGAATTGAGGTTCTTGTTGGGTTTGGTACAGCTGTCCAAAATGGGAGGCAAGACTCCGTTTTTCCTAGATTCCAGAGCATTATCTTAATCTAAGATTTACAGTAGGTGTTAAGTTGGTTTATTTAGGACTGTTGACAGAGACACACAATCACTTAGTTATATGCTTTGGTTAATCATGTAGAGTGTGGAAAGTGTAACCTTTTCTGATTTATTATGGATGATAAGGATTGGAAGGTCTCCATATGTCCTTTTTATCCATTTCCAAAGTCCCTCTCGTTTATCTAAATACCAGTGTTTCTTATAGTAGCAGTCAAGCTGATGTTTAAgttcctgcttttttttcttagttgatATGTGCTATTTAAACAGCCTCTCCTTGGATCTGTGGTCTTTACTGAATCCAGAAGATACGTCTTTTGCATATTTACGTCTTGAGAGAGTTAAAGTCAATTTGGAAATCTTTCAACACATCAGATGCCTATCATATGGATTTAGGAGTTACCAAACATTTTGCATTCAGACCCCTAATAGATATTTTACATATCAGCATATTGCACTATTAAAGTGTATTTCAAAAGTACACTACAAAGTAAGAGGGGGCAAGATCTGTTAGGCTTTTttgatgaaatataaaatatatcatctGACTATTCTTCCATATCTAGAATGCTTAGATATTTCTAGTTTCCTTATTCATAATTACACAAGCCAAGTGAAATTTTAAGCTCGATTCGGTGGTTTCAGAGAAAGTAAATCTTTTCTGTGGTTTCCCACCATATATAGTGTCAAAGATTGGTGGCTTTGCTTACGCCTAGGTCACGTCCTAAGTGTGGCCCCTTCCTTCAAAGGAATGTTAGTTTTATTCCCTGACTTCTGAAATAACCCTCCATGACAGATCCAGCTGGGCTCTTTTGTGTGCTGAATGCCTTTCTCTAGGCGGCCAGTAAGTAGTGAGCAGTGGCATGGTTTCCATCTCCATTTATGGCCTTGGAAGGGTGACAGGGACATGGCTGGGACTCTCCATTTACGGTCCTTGCAGGAGCTGAGAAGAGTGGCTGGGGTGTTCTTGGAGGGCAGAAAGTAGACAttgtgagataaaaataaataggagatGTTTGCAATTCAAATTCCAGTCcctggggggagggcagagggcaccGGGAAGGGGAGTGTGTAGGAAGTCAGATGAGATCTGCTGCAGGCATTTGTCTCCTTCCATTGGAAGGGTTGCTCATCACACGTTTCCCAGGTTCATTTCTGATTTGTTCCAGAAAGTTGTGTGTTAGGTACTTGTGACTCTCCTTTACAAAGAGAGAGGAGGAACACTAATTAAAGTGTGGCAGAAACCTAACTTCTTTAAGGCATCATTTGAGGCACCAGAAGAAATCTCCAGAAAGGGAGAATGAGGCAGGGGATAGGCTGGCTGGTTTTAGGAGGGGGTGACTCTAGTCACTCCTCTGCTTTTGTCAGAGGGAGATCATCATCCGTGTCTTAGGTTTATTATTCCTTTTGCCTGTCTGGATTTCTGGCCTCGAGGGACAGATCTGCAAAGTATTTGACAGAGTGTCTTCCTGTAGCTTATCAACTGCGATTTAAAGGTACTGAACTTCCGAGGAGGCCCGATACAGATTATtcagagttgtttttgtttggcgAGAATAGAGGACGTATTGGCTTATGGAGAGTCATCTCACATTCAGGAGAAGTTTATGGTCCGGCTCATGTGTGTAAAGTAAGCCTGAGGTGAACTTGTTTGTCACAGCTGAGTTAGAAAGTATTTGGAGCCACCAGAGAAAAAGGGTCTTGTCTGTCACGAAAATCCTCAGAGTAAAACCTAGTAGAGTGGAGAGGAGAGTAGAAGGAACAAAAGGAGACAGCGATGGGACAGAGGACGAATGTAACTAAACTAAATTTGGAACTAAGGCACAAGGACTGGGACTAAGTCCTTGATTTATCTTTTGAAATGTCGTGTAAGATAGCATAAGATGTACCATGAAACGAAGGAAATCCTCAGAAATATGCGTTAGAAGACCACGAAGCAAGTTGAAGTGTTGTGCAAGATAATAAAACTATCCAGGTTTCATCTGTGGATTTGCATAATGATATTTGCTGTGTGCcacaaaaaagaagtgaaatcacACCCTTCCACCTCACTTCCCCCGCAAAAGGAAATCATGGGCTTCGTTTGTTGGTGTGTTTGGCTGGCGGCTTGAGTTGGTAGAATAGACTAGTGTTGTCACTGGCTAATTTTTAGATGTAGGTATTAGTGTATCTTGATAATTGATGTCTGAGACTGGGAATCTGTAGCATTATTGATTTgatctcttttaaattttagcaacTTCCCCAAAGACAGAGTGAGTTAGTAAAGATTATGGACTATGTAAGTAACAAGTTTTACCAGCTGATTTGTTTAGGCAATTGTTTTTGCCCTGTGTTCCTTCTTATCAAGGGTAAGGAAGGTTATATTCTTTGCTTTGGGAAATTCTTCTttctgtcctccctcccctcactttttCCAAATTCTGGGCACAAATAGcagctctttcttttctgtggCAGGTGTGCATCCTATTGGCTGGCTGgtatttcttgttttcctttttttttttttcttactcttttaaaatgggggtgggggtgtacAAATACGTGTATGGGACACATGCAATAATGTTGTAATGTTTCTTGTTGTTTAATGGATAATTAATTGCAAAGTAATTGTTTGAATTATAACATGTTTGAGTAAATgctaaattagtatttttttctaatataatcaTGAATTTAAAATCTAGCATTCCTGTAACAATGTGTCTGTGtttgtctgtctgtgtctgtctaATAGTAATTAATATCTGTGGTCCGTACCTGGAAGAGGAAGTACAGCTTTAAAGGAATAACAAAAGACTTTGTGTCTTAGACCCTTCGCAGGTGTTACAGTCGGGTGAAAGAACATGGTGttgggaaaagaaagagcagtTACACATTTGAACAGTTGGAACAGGTGTTTGGTCAGGGAGGATGGGATGCTCAGCCCTGCCAGCCTGTACTTATTAACAGTAGTGGCTTGTACCAGGAGCTGGAGTCAGATGGCAGCACTATGGAGGAGTATTCACAGGAGGACTGGGGAAACCACAGTCAGGATCTCCACGGCTATCCAACAGATCAGGAATTGGGTAAGAGAGCCAGTATCTATGttacttctgtgtgtgtgcacgcgcacgcgCGTGCACGTGCATATGCATATCTTTATATGTGCACAGGTACTTCATGTCTGTAATATCTTCTTATACCATTCCCACTGACAGCACAACGCATATAGCCAGTCTATTTGGGGCAATTTGGGCATCCTTAAACTACCAGCCTAGAGTTTAGTGACTTGGGTTCCACAAAATTCCTAAAGACAGAAGAATTCCTAATTCTGAGCTGCACAAGGAAGCTCAGTGACAGGCTATGCAATTAAAAATATCCTGCACCTCTTAGTTCTAAGATGACTGCTAAGAGTGTTGACTCTTGGCTCGACTGGTATAGATATAactgtcttttccttcctttatccccaatacttttatttttcctgactgTGATTTGCAAAAGGTCCCTTTCCAGGCTTCAGTCTGAACAATCAATGAAGGGAAGCCTTGGTTTGAAAGGAGCTGATATTTGAACATTATCAGGGATCATACTCCTTCAAACTCTGTAAAGGATCCCATCCCAACAGTAGCTGGAATGATTTATTCCCAGTCTTcacattaaaaatggaaaacaaaactcCTGGCCATCAAATCTAAACTTGTGTGGACTAATTAAGAGGGTAtatgtagttgtttttcttttttcttttccgcAAATGCTCCAATTTTAGTTTTCATAATTTGCAAGTACTAATCAAGTTTCTGCTGCAACCTTTGTACATTCATAGCAAGTTGTGTAATGAGTGCTTACTTATAAGTAAATGTTCTCGCTCTCCAGTGAAACTCAGGTAGCCCCCAAGGAAGGATAAGTAGAGTTGGTACTATAAATGTGCCTCCCTAGCTTAAGACAAAAGCCAGTGGGCACTATGTTACAGAACTCCTGATGACAGAGAAATGCCTAATTCGAAAGAAAAAGgattaaatgttaatatttcttgTGAATGCTGTATCTAAAGGAATCTCTCAAATATCAGAAGAGAGAGGGAGCGAAGAGGTTATAAAACTGTAAGACTAACACAATGTAAGAGAGAGAATTGATGACTAGAAGAATAAGAAGGGCAGATGCTAAGTGATCACTACCTCTTAATTTCAAAACGGTACTAAGATCTAAATTACTTTGGCATCCTCTAACTCTGGTTTTGCTGGAGAGAGTTAAGTCACCTaaacctttggggaaaaaaatgacatgcaTAGTATATATTGATCCTGATATTAGGGGAATAATTGCTCTCTAAAACCTACATAGAAAGTCTAAATAGAacagaattattttcattctcgttcctttaaaaatcatgtttgcCATGAAATTAAGCTTTAAGCTCCTAGCTAGAAATCCACGGGTGACCTTGAAGAATTTTATacttgtagagctggtttctgATCTTGCATATAAATGTATGCATCTCATTATGTAAGAGTTATATTTATAAATCTGGCATTGGACAGTGTTTGACACTAGAATTAAGTTCTCGCATTGGAAAGCATGGAACAAACAGTAGACATATAGCTGCTCAGCTACATAAATGTATGCCACCACTTaggaaaatataacttttttcaaaacctctgtttttcagatgaaaTACCTGTCACaaagagaacattaaaaataaaacaagagtctTCTGAAGAAGCACAGTAAGTAGATGTTCCACCTTTCTACAAAGTGTATTTACCTAAGTTTAATGACAAAAGTCTTGCTGTAATGAAGCATGCTATGAGAGTTACAGCCATGCCACTGAGAGAGCATGTCTAGTTGTTCTTCCTCATCTTTTTAGCCTAAGTTTTCCAGTGGTTAATCCAAAATGTTGAGAATGTTGTATacaacaagaagaaataaatatatgaaaataagcGTGTTTATGGTATTttcctgtgtgtgcatgtggtaTTTGGATGTTTAAATGTGATACAGAGATAAGTCACAGGGCCCCGAGTTTGTCTGGGGTTAAGTGAAGTGATAGGAGGGCCAGAGGGACACTTAAACTCcttataatattccattttgggACTCAAAAAGCAAGTGCTTAGGAACTACAGGGGAGGCCCAATTGACGTAACTAGGGATGAACTCAAGCTTCACAGAATTGGTGTCACCAGTCTCAGACCCCCTGAACTTTTCCCACGGTTGGAACTTCAGAAATACAACAGACAGTTCTCAGGAACTGTTTCAATAACTGGATGTAGTTCTCATTGTGCTCCATAGCTGTGAATAGCTCATCTGAGGCTTGAGCCCAGGGAGCTTCAGGCTGAGATCAGATCAGTGGGGCAGGAAACTGACAGGCTCTGCAGAAATGTCCTGTGTGGCTCCTCTACTCCAGGTTTCAGCTCACAGGGTGAGAGGGTTCTAAGAGGCAATTCATTTCCCAATGCAACAGTTTCCTCAGAACTGTTCCTTATTGATGATTTAGGGCTATGACAGTGCTGaataaaataacttcatttggGCACGGGATCTTTTCACTCTGGGTTTAGGTGGGATTAGCCTGAACTAGCTGATATAGCCTGTAGTCAGATACACCATCCTTCACCCACGAAGAAGAGTCACCACTTATTTATCAAACACCTACTGTATGTCAGGCATAGGagtacagcagtgagcaaaacagacaaaaagctCTGCTGTCCATCCCACCTCCTGAGCCGAGTCCTCCTTGAGatcagtgaaatattttaaaagaggacAGGAAGAATGGTAGCTatgaaagataatttttctttaaagcattgACCCATGCAGAAACATGGTCCTATGTCTTAGCCTCACAAGCACCACAATCTAAATATTAGAAAAGTGATCGAGTGCCTTTGTGTACTCTGAGAAGAGAAGCAATCTCCAGAAATGCAGTGATTTCATCCTGATGGCCACTTAGATACTTGAGTAGCTTTCAAGACAAACTAAAGTGTGGAGGATAAGTCCAGGGCGGTCTTTGGTTCAAGAAGCAACTGATAACAAAACATTAGCTCTTTGCCatcttgaaaagaaaatcaaggaaagtAAGAGAGAATGACTATGTGGAAGGTTCCCCAGTTTGTTCCAAAAGCTCTTCCAGAAGGTATGAGCATTTAAGAATAAAGTTTCCAGGATCTGTCGCCTTCCAAGAAGCTGTTAGCAAACCACCATTACACCCTCTTTTCTTGCCTGTGTTTGATTGTATGTGAGTGTGGTAGTTGCGTATTTTTGTAGCTTAAACCTGTGATTGATGTCGAGTGTAATTGTTTGTTGCTAAGTTGATACTTAACAAACCTCAGTCTTCCAACATCAAAGTTGTACCCTACCTGAGAAATATCCTCATATAAATGTACAAATCATCATGAAGTATCCGTTGGAATTACATGAATTAAGCAGCACGTGAAACAAGAATTTCCCTGTACTTTGTCTTCTTCTGTTAACTGTCCAAatcaaaattgaaataatttctatactttTGCTtccctttataaaatatattttagaaaaatctcaattcattatctggaattttttttctcttaaaactgAAGCTTAATAATGGAACTTTTTCATCTGAATTCTCAGATCTTAATTCTGTGCTAAACTgacagttcttttaaatttgagaATAGTAATGTATTTcagacaaataaaagaaaatgtccttttttcatgtttttgtatcaGATCAATAGTCATAATCAGTTGTATCTTTTCCTATGGCCAGCATGTATGGGCCAAACTTATTGAACTTTCAGAATTTCCAAGTTAGAAATTAATGTGTTCATTCTTTTAAGTGATACCTACTGGTTACTTTTCTGAATACAGCATCCTTCACCTGCTTTTGGTAGTTAGGTCTGAAGGTCATCATATGCACTATACTAGCCACTTTAAAAAGTACATGATCCTTGGTTTCTGAAATCCTAGGGTCTTATGTATCAGTAGTTACTAAGTGGAATACAGCCAGACTTTAGAAGTAATGGAAAGCAGTTTTTCACTAGTTCCTAGGAACTTCCTAAGGGTGAGCATGTCTCAGATTTTAATACTATGATTATCTAGACTTGCAcagtccaatatggtagccactagtcacctatggctatttaaatgtaatttaaaattaattaaaaacttaatACCTCACTCACACTAGCCACATCTTAAGTGCAATGGCTaacatattggacagcacagacacAGGACATTTCCACCATTGCAGAAACTTCTACTGGACAGTGCTCATCTAGACACCTGAAGAATctgactttcatttctctttccaggAAAAGAGACATCATGCAGAATATCATACAGATTTTGGAATCAGTACAGTTGAAATGGGAACTGTTTCAGAGCTGGACAGACTTTTCAAGGCTTCATCTCTCTAATAAACTGGCCATTTTTGGAATTGGTTATAACACCCGTTGGAAAGAGGATATCCGTTACCATTATGCTGAGATCAGCTCCCAGGTGCCCCTTGGCAAGCGACTCCGGGAGTACTTCAATTCTGAGAAGCCTGAGGGACGGATCATCATGACCCGAGTGCAGAAAATGAACTGGAAAAACGTTTACTACAAGTTTTTGGAGATCACTATTAGTGAAGCGCGGTGCCTGGAGCTGCACATGGAAGTTGACTGGATACCCATTGCCCACTCCAAACCAACCGGTGGGAACGTTGTTCAGTATTTATTGCCGGGAGGCATTCCCAAAAGCCCAGGCCTTTATGCCATTGGCTACGAAGAGTGTATTGAGAGGCCCCCCTCACCCCATATGGAGCGACATTCCCTGGACCCAGGAAAGGAGGGCCGGGTTGACTTGGAAACCCTTTCAGCACAAGCCTCACTACAGGTGGAAATAGAACCTACCCGAATTATCTATTGCTACCTCGGGATCGCTGAGGTCAGGACTCTGCAGCAATgcttatttttacatttccaaGCAAATACCAAAACCTTCAGCAAAGATTGGGTCGGTATTAATGGGTTCTTGTCTCAGAACTGTATTGTGGATCCTGGCGTTTCCCCCAAATCCATCTATATCAAATTTGTAGAAGTAGAGAGGGATTTTCTTTCCGCTGGCTCTTTAGTTGAGTGCCTGGAAAAAGCCATTGGCTACCCCTTAAAATTTAACAACTGAATGTCATCCTTCATAAGGATTTGGGCTCTTACCTCTCTCTTCTCTACTCACATCCTGTTACCCA
Protein-coding regions in this window:
- the MSANTD2 gene encoding myb/SANT-like DNA-binding domain-containing protein 2 isoform X1, with protein sequence MPPPYSSARGFGAPHRRPSPRERSGRRGRARGERPGAASGLRGAARARSRPPAGEPGPRAAPESAEAGCAGASLPGGAAAAAWKMAAPCGSELPANSPLKIPKMEVLSPASPGGLSDGNPSLSDPSTPRGASPLGPGSAAGSGAAASGGLGLGLGGRSAASSSVSFSPGGGGGGAAAAAAAACRGMSWTPAETNALIAVWGNERLVEARYQQLEGAGTVFGSKAPGPAMYERVSRALAELGYERTPSQCRERIKTLRRCYSRVKEHGVGKRKSSYTFEQLEQVFGQGGWDAQPCQPVLINSSGLYQELESDGSTMEEYSQEDWGNHSQDLHGYPTDQELDEIPVTKRTLKIKQESSEEAQKRDIMQNIIQILESVQLKWELFQSWTDFSRLHLSNKLAIFGIGYNTRWKEDIRYHYAEISSQVPLGKRLREYFNSEKPEGRIIMTRVQKMNWKNVYYKFLEITISEARCLELHMEVDWIPIAHSKPTGGNVVQYLLPGGIPKSPGLYAIGYEECIERPPSPHMERHSLDPGKEGRVDLETLSAQASLQVEIEPTRIIYCYLGIAEVRTLQQCLFLHFQANTKTFSKDWVGINGFLSQNCIVDPGVSPKSIYIKFVEVERDFLSAGSLVECLEKAIGYPLKFNN
- the MSANTD2 gene encoding myb/SANT-like DNA-binding domain-containing protein 2 isoform X2, translated to MPPPYSSARGFGAPHRRPSPRERSGRRGRARGERPGAASGLRGAARARSRPPAGEPGPRAAPESAEAGCAGASLPGGAAAAAWKMAAPCGSELPANSPLKIPKMEVLSPASPGGLSDGNPSLSDPSTPRGASPLGPGSAAGSGAAASGGLGLGLGGRSAASSSVSFSPGGGGGGAAAAAAAACRGMSWTPAETNALIAVWGNERLVEARYQQLEGAGTVFGSKAPGPAMYERVSRALAELGYERTPSQCRERIKELESDGSTMEEYSQEDWGNHSQDLHGYPTDQELDEIPVTKRTLKIKQESSEEAQKRDIMQNIIQILESVQLKWELFQSWTDFSRLHLSNKLAIFGIGYNTRWKEDIRYHYAEISSQVPLGKRLREYFNSEKPEGRIIMTRVQKMNWKNVYYKFLEITISEARCLELHMEVDWIPIAHSKPTGGNVVQYLLPGGIPKSPGLYAIGYEECIERPPSPHMERHSLDPGKEGRVDLETLSAQASLQVEIEPTRIIYCYLGIAEVRTLQQCLFLHFQANTKTFSKDWVGINGFLSQNCIVDPGVSPKSIYIKFVEVERDFLSAGSLVECLEKAIGYPLKFNN
- the MSANTD2 gene encoding myb/SANT-like DNA-binding domain-containing protein 2 isoform X3; this encodes MEEYSQEDWGNHSQDLHGYPTDQELDEIPVTKRTLKIKQESSEEAQKRDIMQNIIQILESVQLKWELFQSWTDFSRLHLSNKLAIFGIGYNTRWKEDIRYHYAEISSQVPLGKRLREYFNSEKPEGRIIMTRVQKMNWKNVYYKFLEITISEARCLELHMEVDWIPIAHSKPTGGNVVQYLLPGGIPKSPGLYAIGYEECIERPPSPHMERHSLDPGKEGRVDLETLSAQASLQVEIEPTRIIYCYLGIAEVRTLQQCLFLHFQANTKTFSKDWVGINGFLSQNCIVDPGVSPKSIYIKFVEVERDFLSAGSLVECLEKAIGYPLKFNN